CAAGTGACCGCAGCAGCAGCGGCCCAAACAGCACAGAGAACGCCCAACCACGTCCCGCTCGTCGAACAGACCCGCGACGGCTTGGTGGAGAGCATCCACTATGGATCGCTGATCGCCCTGAACGCCGATGGCAGCAGTGCCATCGAAGCCGGCCAGCCGGACGCGCCCATGTACCCGCGTTCCTCCCTTAAACCGCTCCAGGCCGTAGCCCTCCTTCGCGCGGGCTTGGATATCCCCCAGAAGCTCCTCGCCCTGACGGCCGCCAGCCACTCAGGCAGCAAAGCGCATCGCGACGGCGCCGCCGAAATCCTGGCGCTTCACGGCCTGACCGAAGCGGCACTGGGCAACAGCACTGACCTGCCATACGGCGTCGTTGAGCGCGAAGAATGGCTCCGCGCCGGCAACGGCCCCACCCAACTTGCGCAGAACTGCTCCGGCAAGCACGCGTCCATGACCGCGGTGTGCGTCATTAATGGTTGGCCCGTGGAGGGCTACCTGAACCCGGAACACCCGCTTCAGGTCCTGGTTCGTGACACCATCACCGAACTGACCGGCGAGGACGCAGCCGCAGTGAGCACTGATGGCTGCGGCACCCCGCTTTTTGCCCACACGCTTCACGGAATGGCCCGCGCTTACGGCCGCATCGCCGCCGCTGACCAAAGCACCTACGAGGGCAAAGTTGCCCACGCCATGCGCCGCTTCCCGGAGATGGTAGGCGGCGAAGGCCGCGACGTCACTGCGCTGATGCGCGCCGTCCCGGGGCTGCTTGCCAAGGACGGTTTTGAAGGCCTCCAGCTGGTGGGCCTGCCGGACGGCCGCGGCGTGGCTGTGAAGATTTCCGACGGCGGTGACCGCGCGCGCATGCCCGTCACCGTTGAGGTTCTCCGCCAGTTGGGCGTCGACGGCGGCAGCCTGGACACGCTTCAAAGCCCACCGGTGCTGGGCGGCGGCCTTCCGGTCGGCGAGCTCCGCGCCGCGCAATTTTTCAGCAAGAACTAAACCAAGGACAGCTATGACCACCGTCGATCAGGCGATCCCCATCCGTTCCGAACACGACCTCCTGGGGGACCGCGACATTCCCGGGAACGCCTACTGGGGCGTCCACACCCTGCGGGCTATCGAGAACTTCCCCATCACCGGACAGCCCCTGTCCACCAACCGTCACTTGGTCCGCGGCCTCGCCGCGGTAAAAATGGCGGCAGCACGCACCAACCACGAGCTCGGCCTCCTGGATGCTGAACGTGCCGGAGCCATCGAGCAGGCCTGCCAGGACGTCATGGACGGCATGCTCCAGGAGCAGTTCATGGTGGACGTGATCCAGGGCGGCGCGGGAACCAGCTCCAACATGAACGCCAACGAGGTCATCGCCAACCGCGCGCTGGAAATCCTTGGCCACCCCAAGGGCGATTACTCCAAGCTGCACCCGAACGACCATGTAAACCTGAGCCAGTCCACCAACGACGTCTACCCGACGGCGGTAAACCTCGCCACGATCTTCTCGGTGAAGGAACTCCTCCTCGCCTTGGAAGAACTCGAGCTGGCGTTTGCCGAGAAGGGCCGTGAATTCCGCACGGTAGTGAAGATGGGCCGCACCCAGCTTCAGGACGCCGTTCCCATGACCCTGGGCCAGGAATTCGGCGGATACGCCGTGACCATCGCCGAGGACCGGGCCCGCCTGGACGAATCCCACATGCTGATCCACGAAATCAACCTTGGCGCCACCGCTATTGGCACTGGCCTGAACGCGCCAGTCGGTTACGCAGACGCTGCATGCCGCCACCTGGCCGAAATCACGGGCCTTCCGCTCCTCACGTCGGCGGACCTCATTGAGGCCACGCAGGACGTCGGCGCCTTTGTTCACCTGTCCGGCGTCCTCAAGCGCGTGGCAGTGAAGCTCTCCAAGATTTGTAACGACCTCCGCCTGCTGTCCTCTGGACCGCGTGCGGGTTTGGGCGAGATCAACCTGCCGGCCGTACAGTCCGGCTCGTCGATCATGCCCGGCAAGATCAATCCGGTGATCCCGGAAGTGGTCAGCCAGGTGGCGTACGAAGTCATCGGCAACGATGTCACAGTCACCATGGCCGCGGAGGCGGGCCAGCTCCAGCTGAACGCCTTCGAACCGATCATTGTGCACAGCCTGCACAAGAGCATCTCCCACCTGGAAGCAGCGTGCCGCACCCTTACGGCACGCTGCGTCCGGGGCATCACCGCAAACACCGAACGGCTACGGCTTACCGTGGAGCAGTCGATCGGTCTCGTCACGGCATTGAACCCCCACATCGGTTATGCCTCCGCCACGGCCATCGCCCAAGAAGCGCTGGCCACCGGCAAGGGTGTTGCAGAACTCGTCCTGGAGCACGGTCTGTTGACCGCTGCCCAGCTTGAGGAACTGCTCAGCCCGGAACGTCTGGCAAACCTGAGCAAGTAAGCCGAAACCGGCCAGTAAGCCCAGCGGCTCAAAAGAGCCGTCCCGCCCGATAAGGCACACCCCCGAGGCCCTGTCCTGCGCTCCGGCCCCCGACCAGACGCGTCCAGGACACCCCCAACAGGACACCCCTAAGGATTCCAATGACCAACCCACCCATTACGGACCACACGGTCCCGGCCCAAGCGCATGCCAGCGAGAAAGCCCTCCACACGGAGGACAAGGGCTACCACAAGGATCTGAAGCCCCGCCAGATCCAGATGATCGCGATCGGCGGTGCAATCGGCACCGGTCTGTTCCTCGGCGCAGGTGGCCGCCTCAACGCTGCCGGCCCTTCGCTCGTCATCGCCTATGCCGTATGTGGCTTCTTCGCGTTCCTGATCCTCCGCGCGCTCGGTGAACTCGTTCTCCACCGCCCGTCGTCGGGATCCTTCGTTTCTTACGCCCGTGAGTTCTTCGGTGAGAAGGCCGCGTTCGTTTCCGGCTGGTTCTACTGGATCAACTGGGCCACCACCACCATCGTGGACATCACAGCAGCGGCGCTGTACATGAACTTCTTCGGCAAATACGTCCCGTGGATCGGCGTCGTTCCACAGTGGGCCTGGGCGCTGATCGCACTGGTCGTGGTCCTGGGCCTGAACCTCGTATCGGTCAAGGTCTTCGGCGAGCTTGAATTCTGGTTCGCCATCATCAAGGTGGCCGCACTGGTGGCGTTCCTGGTGTTGGGCACCTACTTCGTCATCTTCGGCACACCCGTCGAGGGCCAGGAAGTTGGCTTCAGCCTCCTTTCGGACAACGGCGGCATCTTCCCCAATGGCAT
This genomic stretch from Micrococcaceae bacterium Sec5.1 harbors:
- a CDS encoding asparaginase — translated: MPQVTAAAAAQTAQRTPNHVPLVEQTRDGLVESIHYGSLIALNADGSSAIEAGQPDAPMYPRSSLKPLQAVALLRAGLDIPQKLLALTAASHSGSKAHRDGAAEILALHGLTEAALGNSTDLPYGVVEREEWLRAGNGPTQLAQNCSGKHASMTAVCVINGWPVEGYLNPEHPLQVLVRDTITELTGEDAAAVSTDGCGTPLFAHTLHGMARAYGRIAAADQSTYEGKVAHAMRRFPEMVGGEGRDVTALMRAVPGLLAKDGFEGLQLVGLPDGRGVAVKISDGGDRARMPVTVEVLRQLGVDGGSLDTLQSPPVLGGGLPVGELRAAQFFSKN
- a CDS encoding aspartate ammonia-lyase → MTTVDQAIPIRSEHDLLGDRDIPGNAYWGVHTLRAIENFPITGQPLSTNRHLVRGLAAVKMAAARTNHELGLLDAERAGAIEQACQDVMDGMLQEQFMVDVIQGGAGTSSNMNANEVIANRALEILGHPKGDYSKLHPNDHVNLSQSTNDVYPTAVNLATIFSVKELLLALEELELAFAEKGREFRTVVKMGRTQLQDAVPMTLGQEFGGYAVTIAEDRARLDESHMLIHEINLGATAIGTGLNAPVGYADAACRHLAEITGLPLLTSADLIEATQDVGAFVHLSGVLKRVAVKLSKICNDLRLLSSGPRAGLGEINLPAVQSGSSIMPGKINPVIPEVVSQVAYEVIGNDVTVTMAAEAGQLQLNAFEPIIVHSLHKSISHLEAACRTLTARCVRGITANTERLRLTVEQSIGLVTALNPHIGYASATAIAQEALATGKGVAELVLEHGLLTAAQLEELLSPERLANLSK